Below is a genomic region from Bacillus mycoides.
TTCTCGTAAAATCTTAAGGTGATGTGATACTGCTGGTCGAGAAAGGTGTGTTTGTTTAGTGATTTCGCCAACACGTAATCCAGTTTGACATTCTGTTTTCATTAGAACTAATAAAATAGCTTGACGTGTTTCATCACCAATTGCCAGTAATACTTTTTGACAATTAATAAAATCTTCTTTAATAACATTTAATTGTTCTTGTTTATTCATTTCAATCACTATACCTCCAATAATTAGTCGAAAGGTTTAAGATGATGAACCATTACATCGATACGGTAATGCTACATGAATGTTGTATGAGCTGCAATATTGAGAAAGAAAATCGAGACGAATCCATTTTTACGTATTGAAAATTATGGAGTAGTTATTATAGGGAATAGAAAATAATGGAGTTGAAAGGTAGAAAATGATTTAACAATACGATGTCTGCCGAGGATAAAGGGTAGCCATTT
It encodes:
- a CDS encoding ArsR/SmtB family transcription factor translates to MIEMNKQEQLNVIKEDFINCQKVLLAIGDETRQAILLVLMKTECQTGLRVGEITKQTHLSRPAVSHHLKILREAGIILMRKEGTKNFYYIDIRTKLGLLKNLVLDIEKLLQNFY